The nucleotide window TGTTAACACCTGGACTGGCATTTACTCACCGatttttttacttgtttctttcaGTGAGTGTGTCCGCTTGAAACCAACTGATATACAGCCTGACATCTTCAGCTATCTCTTACACTTGATGTACACTGGGAAGATGGCGCCTCAGCTCATCGACCCGGTTCGATTAGAACAGGGCATCAAGTTTCTGCACGCTTACCCGCTCATCCAGGAAGCCAGCCTCGCCAGCCAGGGAGCCTTTTCTCACCCTGACCAAGTTTTCCCGCTGGCCTCTTCATTGTATGGCATTCAGATTGCAGATCATCAGTTGAGACAAGCCACCAAGATTGCTTCAGCACCTGAAAAACTCGGGCGAGATCCACGGCCACAGACCTCCAGGATAAGCCAGGAGCAGGTCCCTGAGACCTCACAGCTCTCCCAGCTGACTTCAAATCTGGCCCAGGTGAATCGGACAAATATGACTCCCTCAGACCCCTTGCAGACCTCGCTGTCTCCAGAACTTGTTTCCACTCCtgttcctccccctcctcccggGGAGGAGACCAATCTGGAAGCATCTTCCTCCGATGAGCAGCCTGCGCCCCTCACAATAGCCCACGTCAAGCCGAGCATCATGAAGAGGAATGGGAGCTTTCCAAAGTACTATGCCTGCCACCTGTGTGGCCGGCGCTTCACTCTCCGGAGCAGCTTACGTGAACACCTCCAGATCCACACAGGAGTACCTTTCACATCCGGCCACCAGGGAGAAAGCCGCGTCCCCCTGACTCTCTGTAGCAATGCAGCTGACCTCGGGAAAGATGCCATGGAAGTGCCTGAAGCCGGGATGATAAGTGACAGTGAGCTGCAGCACATCTCTGATTCTCCCATCATCGATGGGCAGCAGCAGTCGGAAACCCCACCCCCCTCAGACATTGCTGACATTGACAACCTGGAGCAGGCCGACCAGGAGAGGGAGGTGAAGAGGCGGAAGTACGAGTGCACAATATGTGGACGCAAATTTATCCAGAAAAGCCACTGGAGGgaacacatgtacatacacaccgGGAAGCCTTTCAAGTGCAGCACTTGTGACAAAAGCTTTTGCAGGGCCAACCAGGCTGCCCGCCACGTGTGCCTCAACCAGAGCATCGACACTTACACCATGGTGGACAAACAGACTCTGGAACTCTGCACATTTGAGGAAGGGAGTCAGATGGACAACATGCTggtgcaaacaaacaaaccctacaAATGCAACTTGTGTGACAAAACATTCTC belongs to Macaca thibetana thibetana isolate TM-01 chromosome 4, ASM2454274v1, whole genome shotgun sequence and includes:
- the ZBTB2 gene encoding zinc finger and BTB domain-containing protein 2; translation: MDLANHGLILLQQLNAQREFGFLCDCTVAIGDVYFKAHKSVLASFSNYFKMLFVHQTSECVRLKPTDIQPDIFSYLLHLMYTGKMAPQLIDPVRLEQGIKFLHAYPLIQEASLASQGAFSHPDQVFPLASSLYGIQIADHQLRQATKIASAPEKLGRDPRPQTSRISQEQVPETSQLSQLTSNLAQVNRTNMTPSDPLQTSLSPELVSTPVPPPPPGEETNLEASSSDEQPAPLTIAHVKPSIMKRNGSFPKYYACHLCGRRFTLRSSLREHLQIHTGVPFTSGHQGESRVPLTLCSNAADLGKDAMEVPEAGMISDSELQHISDSPIIDGQQQSETPPPSDIADIDNLEQADQEREVKRRKYECTICGRKFIQKSHWREHMYIHTGKPFKCSTCDKSFCRANQAARHVCLNQSIDTYTMVDKQTLELCTFEEGSQMDNMLVQTNKPYKCNLCDKTFSTPNEVVKHSCQNQNSDVFALDEGRSILLGSGDSEVTEPDHPVLASIKKEQETVLLD